A window of Natranaeroarchaeum aerophilus contains these coding sequences:
- the lysA gene encoding diaminopimelate decarboxylase — translation MTDHADSPPVRRLADWDADLLTRLATEHGTPQYVMDLDRVKENYARFSAAFPDAHVMYAAKAHTGKAVLEALLDVGADIECAAWGELQRSIDAGADPNTLQYTAVNPPDHDLDYAVNLAEDAPGLTITIGATDTLDRLADRGYDGRVAIRINPGIGTGHHEKVATGADAKFGIPYEQVPEVAERVREEFDLVGLHAHAGSGVLTDGLEDHCKAIERVGEMARRVGDNELEFVDVGGGYGVPYREEEPPLDLDVASEMVRDAVGELDATLKLEPGRYIVADAGLILTTVNTIKEAPDTTVVGVDASLATLIRPAMFGSYHPMYNVSAPDRDPHEVTVGGPVCTSADVFAHDRPIARPERDDVLAIGNAGSYGYELASQFHSQPRPPEIALEDGEARVARRRETLDDVTRVEQ, via the coding sequence ATGACTGATCACGCCGACTCGCCGCCAGTCCGGCGGCTGGCTGACTGGGACGCCGATCTGCTCACACGGCTCGCGACCGAACACGGAACACCCCAGTACGTGATGGATCTGGATCGCGTAAAGGAAAACTACGCCCGCTTTTCGGCGGCGTTTCCCGACGCCCACGTGATGTACGCTGCGAAGGCACACACCGGAAAGGCCGTCCTCGAAGCCCTGCTGGATGTCGGAGCGGACATCGAGTGCGCTGCGTGGGGCGAACTCCAGCGCTCGATCGACGCCGGTGCTGACCCGAACACGCTCCAGTACACCGCGGTCAACCCGCCGGACCACGACCTCGATTACGCCGTCAATCTCGCCGAGGACGCGCCGGGACTTACGATTACGATCGGCGCGACGGACACGCTCGACCGGCTGGCCGACCGCGGCTACGACGGACGGGTCGCCATCCGGATCAACCCCGGCATCGGCACCGGCCACCACGAAAAAGTCGCCACAGGTGCGGACGCGAAGTTCGGTATCCCCTACGAGCAGGTCCCCGAGGTCGCAGAGCGCGTCCGCGAGGAGTTCGATCTGGTCGGGCTACACGCCCACGCGGGCAGCGGCGTTCTTACCGATGGGCTCGAAGACCACTGCAAAGCCATCGAGCGCGTCGGCGAGATGGCGCGACGGGTGGGCGACAACGAGCTGGAGTTCGTCGACGTCGGCGGCGGCTACGGCGTCCCCTATCGCGAGGAGGAACCGCCGCTCGATCTGGACGTCGCCAGCGAGATGGTTCGCGATGCGGTCGGTGAGCTCGATGCAACGCTCAAACTCGAACCGGGCCGGTACATCGTCGCCGACGCCGGGCTGATCCTCACCACTGTAAACACGATCAAGGAAGCGCCCGATACCACTGTGGTCGGTGTCGACGCCAGCCTCGCAACGCTCATTCGCCCGGCGATGTTCGGCTCGTATCACCCGATGTACAACGTCTCCGCGCCTGACCGCGATCCCCACGAAGTGACAGTCGGCGGCCCGGTCTGTACCAGCGCGGACGTCTTTGCCCACGATCGACCCATTGCGCGACCCGAGCGCGACGACGTGCTCGCTATCGGGAACGCTGGCTCCTATGGGTACGAACTCGCGAGCCAGTTCCACTCCCAGCCGCGTCCGCCCGAGATTGCACTCGAAGATGGTGAGGCCCGCGTCGCTCGCCGCCGTGAGACGCTGGACGACGTGACTCGCGTGGAGCAGTAA
- a CDS encoding M20/M25/M40 family metallo-hydrolase, with protein MTFDIETFHADAVQTPSHESVTEMRSLLVDRLRAEGYEPDSDDLGNVVATRGDDDGPHIVLNTHIDTVPPHLPYERDGDIVRGRGACDAKGPLAALLAAFLRAEMEQGRLTLAITPDEETTQTGAKALSERLDADAYIVGEPTGLDVCIGARGQCEGRIVVEGESGHAADVDRSRNPVHAVSTVLRALETYDEIEGQDADPVLGAPKLTPTGLAGGDAPNRVPDQATITFDRRNVPPETSDAFAAGLQAHLDQHVSEPITATVELIRPDTPFPDPFVTDEGASLVERLQAASGGEVRAFGAATEASYFARDAPTVVFGPGTLADEDGAVAHSEREYVSLEEVHAAADAVTETVESLLGE; from the coding sequence ATGACGTTCGACATCGAGACGTTCCACGCCGACGCAGTACAAACACCCTCTCACGAGTCCGTTACCGAGATGCGCAGCCTGCTCGTCGATCGGCTTCGTGCCGAGGGGTACGAACCTGACAGCGACGACCTCGGCAACGTCGTCGCGACGCGGGGGGACGACGACGGCCCTCATATTGTGCTCAACACCCATATCGACACCGTCCCGCCGCATCTACCATATGAACGTGATGGGGACATCGTCCGCGGGCGTGGAGCCTGCGACGCGAAGGGTCCACTCGCCGCCCTGCTCGCCGCGTTTCTGCGGGCAGAGATGGAACAGGGACGGCTCACGCTGGCGATCACGCCGGACGAGGAGACGACCCAGACAGGAGCGAAAGCCCTGAGCGAGCGTCTCGACGCGGACGCCTACATCGTCGGCGAGCCGACCGGCCTCGACGTCTGTATCGGCGCACGTGGGCAATGTGAAGGCAGGATCGTCGTCGAGGGCGAGAGCGGACACGCAGCGGATGTCGACCGGTCACGAAACCCGGTCCACGCCGTTTCGACGGTGCTCCGTGCCCTCGAAACGTACGACGAGATCGAAGGGCAGGATGCGGACCCAGTGCTCGGCGCGCCGAAGCTGACACCCACGGGACTCGCTGGCGGCGACGCGCCGAACCGGGTGCCCGACCAGGCAACGATCACGTTCGATCGTCGGAACGTGCCACCCGAGACCAGCGACGCGTTCGCGGCCGGGTTACAGGCCCACCTCGATCAGCACGTCTCCGAACCGATCACGGCAACAGTCGAGTTGATCCGGCCCGACACGCCGTTTCCCGATCCCTTCGTCACTGACGAGGGTGCCTCGCTCGTCGAGCGACTTCAGGCGGCGAGCGGCGGCGAGGTCCGCGCGTTCGGCGCTGCCACCGAGGCATCGTACTTCGCCCGCGACGCGCCGACCGTCGTCTTCGGTCCCGGCACGCTCGCCGACGAGGACGGTGCAGTGGCACACTCCGAGCGAGAGTACGTCTCGCTGGAGGAGGTTCATGCGGCGGCCGATGCAGTCACTGAGACGGTCGAGTCACTGCTCGGCGAGTAA
- the purB gene encoding adenylosuccinate lyase: MTESLYAVSPLDGRYAGRTAPLSPYASEAGLMRARVRVEVEYLIALADTEGIDLQLGTQARQVLRSLYKNFTEEDANVIKKLETEGYAGFDATNHDVKAVEYFIRHELSGDLAHISPWIHFGLTSEDVNNVAHRLLVRDAMEEVVLPELLSARNDLTKLAREYRDLPMLARTHGQPATPTTFGKEMAVYAARLGRAISEVQRATENLAGKLGGASGTYAAHVAAYPDIDWRGVAERFVTGLDLEYVSPTTQVNPCDDLATLFDALRRANSIVLDLDLDMWLYISDRYLGQETTEGETGSSTMPHKVNPIDFENSEGNLSKANSDLEFLADYVTTSRLQRDLSDSTVKRNIGGALAHCLIGYTKLQNGLDKVVPNEQVMRDELRNTPEIIGEAVQTILRREGHEDAYEQVKALTRGERVAIEDFRALFEELDIDDDVEAELKALSPETYVGIADRLVDDIE, translated from the coding sequence ATGACAGAATCCCTGTACGCCGTCTCGCCGCTGGACGGTCGCTACGCCGGTCGCACCGCACCGCTGTCGCCGTATGCCAGCGAGGCAGGCCTGATGCGAGCGCGCGTCCGCGTCGAGGTCGAGTATCTCATCGCACTCGCCGACACCGAGGGGATCGACCTCCAGCTTGGCACACAGGCGCGCCAGGTGCTCCGTTCGCTGTACAAGAATTTCACCGAAGAGGACGCGAACGTCATCAAGAAACTCGAAACCGAGGGCTATGCCGGATTCGACGCGACGAACCACGACGTCAAAGCCGTCGAGTACTTTATTCGCCACGAACTCTCCGGGGACCTTGCACACATCTCGCCATGGATCCACTTCGGGCTGACGAGCGAGGACGTCAACAACGTCGCCCACCGACTGCTCGTCCGCGACGCGATGGAGGAGGTCGTCCTCCCCGAACTGCTAAGCGCACGGAACGACCTCACGAAACTGGCCCGCGAGTACCGCGACCTCCCGATGCTGGCCCGGACCCACGGCCAGCCGGCGACGCCGACGACCTTCGGCAAGGAGATGGCAGTCTACGCCGCCCGACTCGGCCGCGCTATCTCGGAGGTACAGCGAGCGACCGAGAACCTCGCCGGAAAGCTCGGCGGGGCAAGCGGCACCTACGCAGCTCACGTCGCGGCCTACCCCGATATCGACTGGCGCGGGGTCGCCGAGCGCTTTGTCACCGGACTGGATCTGGAGTACGTCTCGCCGACGACGCAGGTCAATCCCTGTGACGACCTCGCCACGCTGTTCGATGCGCTTCGTCGGGCAAACTCCATCGTCCTCGATCTGGATCTCGACATGTGGCTCTACATCTCCGATCGCTATCTCGGACAGGAGACGACCGAGGGCGAAACCGGCTCCTCGACGATGCCCCACAAGGTCAATCCGATCGACTTCGAGAACAGCGAGGGGAACCTCTCGAAAGCGAATTCCGACCTGGAGTTTCTCGCCGATTACGTCACGACCTCCCGGCTCCAGCGCGATCTCTCCGATTCGACCGTCAAGCGCAACATCGGCGGTGCGCTCGCGCACTGCCTGATCGGCTACACCAAGCTCCAGAACGGCCTCGACAAGGTCGTCCCCAACGAGCAGGTAATGCGCGATGAGCTCCGGAACACGCCCGAAATCATCGGCGAGGCCGTCCAGACGATCCTCCGACGCGAGGGCCACGAGGACGCCTACGAGCAGGTCAAAGCCCTCACCCGCGGCGAACGTGTGGCGATCGAGGACTTCCGCGCGCTGTTCGAAGAGCTCGATATCGACGACGACGTCGAAGCCGAACTCAAGGCGCTCTCGCCGGAGACCTACGTCGGTATCGCTGATCGACTCGTCGACGACATCGAGTAG
- a CDS encoding SIMPL domain-containing protein: MQRRKLLLTGGAVASTAFAGCLGGSDAEEEPGDDTDGSERTITVSESGEVHADPDLAVLQVGVESTGDDAEGVRDDLAERGDALYDALVEYGIDEDDITTDRFRIRDRIDHQRMREDGVEPDSEEELEPYVYYVGTHAYRVEVHAVDDAGEVVDTAVDAGADTVGRIEFTLSEDKRDELRQNALEEALDDADAEAEFIADQVDATVVEAKHVDTSGGGVSPVHEEYDLAEDDAADTAPETTLEPGDVTVSASVDVQYEMG; encoded by the coding sequence ATGCAGCGACGCAAACTACTGCTCACGGGTGGTGCGGTGGCATCGACCGCGTTCGCCGGCTGTCTCGGCGGTTCCGATGCTGAGGAAGAACCCGGCGACGACACCGACGGCTCCGAGCGAACGATTACGGTATCGGAATCGGGCGAAGTACACGCCGATCCCGACCTCGCAGTCCTGCAGGTCGGTGTCGAATCGACGGGCGACGATGCCGAGGGCGTCCGGGACGATCTCGCCGAGCGCGGCGACGCCCTCTACGACGCGCTAGTCGAGTACGGGATCGACGAGGACGACATCACGACCGACCGGTTCCGGATCCGCGACCGGATCGATCACCAGCGGATGCGCGAGGACGGCGTCGAACCGGACTCCGAGGAGGAACTCGAACCCTACGTCTACTACGTCGGGACGCACGCCTACCGCGTCGAGGTCCACGCAGTCGACGACGCCGGAGAAGTGGTTGACACAGCGGTCGACGCGGGAGCGGATACAGTCGGGAGGATCGAGTTCACGCTCTCGGAGGACAAGCGCGACGAGCTACGACAGAACGCGCTGGAAGAAGCGCTTGACGACGCCGACGCGGAGGCCGAGTTCATCGCCGACCAGGTCGACGCCACAGTCGTCGAAGCGAAACACGTCGACACATCAGGCGGCGGCGTCAGCCCCGTCCACGAGGAGTACGATCTCGCGGAGGACGACGCTGCAGATACGGCGCCCGAAACCACGCTTGAACCGGGTGACGTGACGGTGAGTGCGTCCGTCGACGTGCAGTACGAGATGGGGTAG